In Mytilus galloprovincialis chromosome 1, xbMytGall1.hap1.1, whole genome shotgun sequence, the following are encoded in one genomic region:
- the LOC143045066 gene encoding uncharacterized protein LOC143045066, whose amino-acid sequence MWKRKNFKCKKIWTGNDYALRQTYLQRPPSEQTVKHLTLERQKASDKPSFVKIAEEDEITEDPEIDESKAIDNFTENYDDLDGIKKQKTKSVACIECVKPIPVFKRTEINIGDHIKFHGRIYDHHAIVVHVKHCEEKENKIVVKLVHATNTIAGAIYGTVWPGASIAKILHETKKMDLDKMKVMVYKYSNTIQHSLPEEIINRAVTAKSDPNYRYSLRNNNCEHFTTWCVTGENLSLQVRKIRMVVQLFARQRFQGIGDEVLRNKFEYERGMLCEPCFERNRKLLSVVKKPIKSKDDVGIGDIITYTYYRCLHSAIVLEIESHDRSLQCKIAHYAFRGLHRHRKIREDTLRIPFDGSVEVTDFSNTDYTVYAPEEVVERARRRFGEKRYEYFANDSSHFARWCKLKLYRNRD is encoded by the coding sequence gaaAAGGaaaaacttcaaatgcaaaaagATATGGACTGGAAATGATTACGCTCTCAGACAGACATACCTTCAAAGACCTCCGTCTGAACAAACCGTAAAACATTTAACACTTGAACGACAGAAAGCATCAGACAAACCTTCTTTTGTGAAGATAGCTGAAGAGGACGAAATTACAGAAGATCCAGAAATTGACGAATCTAAAGCAATAGACAACTTTACAGAAAACTACGATGACCTTGATGGTATTAAAAAGCAAAAGACAAAATCTGTTGCATGCATTGAATGTGTAAAACCCATACCGGTTTTCAAAAGAACAGAAATAAATATAGGCGATCATATAAAATTCCATGGGCGAATATATGACCACCATGCAATTGTAGTCCATGTAAAACATtgtgaagaaaaagaaaataaaatagtcGTGAAATTGGTGCATGCAACAAACACGATAGCTGGTGCAATATATGGTACCGTTTGGCCGGGTGCTAGCATAGCAAAAATACTACACGAAACTAAAAAAATGGATTTAGATAAGATGAAAGTGATGGTTTATAAATATTCGAATACAATTCAACATTCCTTGCCCGAAGAGATCATCAATAGAGCAGTGACGGCGAAATCCGACCCTAATTACCGTTACAGCTTGCGAAATAATAACTGCGAGCATTTTACAACATGGTGTGTTACAGGAGAGAATCTTAGCTTACAAGTTCGAAAAATAAGAATGGTAGTGCAACTTTTTGCAAGGCAAAGATTCCAAGGTATCGGCGACGAAGTTCTTCGAAATAAATTTGAATACGAAAGGGGAATGCTCTGTGAACCGTGTTTCGAGAGAAATCGAAAATTATTAAGTGTTGTAAAAAAACCGATCAAATCAAAAGATGACGTTGGGATCGGTGATATTATAACATACACATATTACAGATGTTTGCATTCTGCTATCGTACTGGAAATTGAATCACACGACAGGTCTCTACAGTGCAAAATAGCTCATTATGCATTTCGTGGTTTACATAGGCATAGAAAAATTCGGGAGGATACATTAAGAATTCCGTTTGATGGAAGTGTAGAAGTGACTGATTTCTCCAACACTGATTATACTGTATACGCTCCAGAGGAGGTCGTGGAAAGGGCCCGAAGGAGGTTTGGCGAAAAACGTTATGAATATTTCGCAAATGATTCAAGTCATTTTGCTCGATGGTGTAAACTTAAACTGTACAGAAATCGAGATTGA